The Methanomethylovorans hollandica DSM 15978 genome includes a region encoding these proteins:
- a CDS encoding pyruvoyl-dependent arginine decarboxylase produces the protein MIPTKAFMVKGAGVHKDMLASFELALRNAGIEKYNLVSVSSILPPNCRIVEKEEGLPELKPGAIVHCVLARNQTNEPHRLMAAAIGTAIPVAAKEQYGYISEHHSFGEDEITAGEYAEDLAATMLATTLGIEFNVESAWHEREQVYKASGHIFDSLHTCQCAKGDKEGKWTTVVAAMVFVIP, from the coding sequence ATGATACCAACAAAAGCTTTCATGGTCAAAGGCGCTGGTGTTCATAAAGACATGCTCGCATCTTTTGAATTGGCCTTAAGGAATGCAGGTATAGAGAAGTATAACCTCGTATCTGTTTCAAGCATATTGCCTCCGAATTGCAGGATAGTAGAAAAGGAGGAAGGTCTTCCTGAACTAAAACCAGGAGCTATAGTTCATTGTGTCCTTGCAAGAAACCAGACAAATGAACCTCACCGTCTTATGGCGGCTGCGATCGGTACTGCCATACCAGTGGCAGCAAAGGAACAGTATGGATACATCTCAGAACATCATTCCTTTGGAGAAGATGAGATCACTGCAGGAGAATATGCAGAGGACCTTGCTGCAACCATGCTGGCAACAACATTGGGTATTGAGTTCAATGTAGAATCTGCATGGCATGAGCGTGAACAGGTTTACAAAGCAAGTGGCCATATCTTTGATTCACTTCACACCTGCCAGTGTGCAAAAGGGGATAAAGAAGGAAAATGGACTACAGTAGTGGCTGCAATGGTATTTGTCATACCATAA